The Flavobacterium psychrophilum genome includes a region encoding these proteins:
- a CDS encoding RNA polymerase subunit sigma-70, whose product MEITSQIIQQHIEKAKKGDQVAFTFLLDFFWNEVYGFMLKRTENEADTEDIVIETFAKAFDRIATYNPEYAFNTWLIAIAKNVHIDLLRKKRSSLFVEITDEEDQQAYNVADSSPSPEDKLIKEQNLSSLLECIKKLKPQYQEVIQLRYFQEMSYQEIAHQLTEPLNNVKVKLLRAKKLLSEIITKKE is encoded by the coding sequence TTGGAAATAACCTCGCAAATCATACAGCAACATATCGAAAAGGCAAAAAAAGGTGACCAGGTAGCCTTTACTTTCCTGCTTGACTTTTTTTGGAATGAGGTATATGGTTTTATGCTGAAGCGCACAGAAAACGAAGCAGACACCGAAGACATAGTTATAGAAACTTTTGCGAAAGCTTTTGACAGGATTGCGACATATAATCCTGAATATGCCTTTAACACATGGCTCATTGCCATTGCCAAAAATGTTCATATTGATTTGCTTCGTAAAAAACGCTCATCCTTATTTGTTGAAATAACCGACGAAGAAGACCAACAGGCTTATAATGTTGCAGACAGCTCGCCTTCTCCCGAAGATAAGCTAATCAAAGAGCAGAACCTTTCCAGCCTTTTAGAATGCATTAAAAAACTTAAGCCTCAATACCAGGAAGTAATACAGCTGCGCTATTTTCAGGAAATGAGTTATCAGGAAATTGCCCACCAACTAACCGAACCGCTTAACAATGTAAAAGTGAAACTCCTTAGGGCGAAGAAATTACTATCTGAGATCATCACCAAAAAAGAATAA
- a CDS encoding glycosyl transferase family 2 → MLNIIFFVFIAVVVVQLVYYLIIFGKFAFAQPQEITPKRIPVSIIVCAKNEAEKVKQFVPLLAEQDYPDFEIVLIDDASSDDTLDIFEEFEKQYSNVRLVKVANNEAFWGNKKYALTLGIKAARKEYLLFTDADCYPASKDWITNMTSQFTMNRTIVLGYGAYEKVKNSFLNKIIRFDNMLTATQYFAWAKVGSPFSGEGRNLAYKKDEFFKVNGYIDHMNIRMGEDALFLNQAATKKNVTVCYTPESFTYSEPKKSFGAWRKQKRRQVFIAKFFRPLDIFQLRLFFLSQLSFIVLAILLFALQYNWMFMVPVIVIRYFGSWLTIGYSAAKLKEKDTVYWYPVIEIILTFTQLNVFFTNLFSKPAHWK, encoded by the coding sequence ATGCTGAACATTATTTTCTTTGTATTTATTGCTGTTGTAGTAGTGCAACTTGTATATTATCTTATAATTTTTGGAAAATTCGCTTTTGCGCAACCACAGGAAATTACACCTAAAAGAATTCCTGTATCTATAATTGTATGTGCAAAAAATGAGGCCGAAAAGGTTAAACAGTTTGTTCCGCTTTTGGCAGAACAGGATTATCCCGATTTTGAGATAGTGCTTATTGACGACGCATCTAGCGATGACACGCTTGACATTTTCGAGGAATTTGAGAAACAATACAGCAATGTTCGGCTTGTAAAAGTGGCAAACAATGAAGCTTTTTGGGGCAATAAAAAATATGCACTTACACTGGGAATTAAAGCGGCCCGTAAAGAATACCTTCTTTTTACCGATGCCGACTGCTACCCTGCTTCTAAAGACTGGATAACCAACATGACATCGCAGTTTACCATGAACAGGACTATTGTTCTTGGGTATGGTGCTTACGAAAAAGTAAAGAACTCATTCCTTAACAAGATCATCAGGTTTGACAATATGCTTACCGCAACCCAGTATTTTGCTTGGGCAAAAGTGGGTAGTCCGTTTTCCGGCGAAGGCCGAAACCTGGCCTATAAAAAAGATGAATTCTTTAAAGTTAACGGATATATAGACCATATGAATATCCGTATGGGAGAAGATGCTCTCTTTCTTAATCAGGCAGCTACAAAAAAGAATGTAACCGTTTGCTATACTCCTGAAAGCTTTACATACAGCGAACCTAAAAAATCATTTGGTGCATGGCGCAAACAAAAAAGAAGACAGGTATTTATTGCTAAGTTCTTCCGTCCACTGGATATTTTCCAACTACGTTTATTTTTCCTTTCCCAATTGTCATTTATAGTGCTGGCGATATTGCTTTTTGCCTTGCAGTATAATTGGATGTTTATGGTGCCTGTAATTGTAATACGATACTTTGGGAGCTGGTTAACCATAGGTTATAGTGCTGCCAAATTAAAGGAAAAAGATACAGTTTACTGGTATCCGGTTATAGAAATAATCCTTACCTTCACACAACTGAACGTTTTCTTTACCAATTTGTTTTCAAAACCTGCGCATTGGAAATAA
- a CDS encoding S23 ribosomal protein: MKFQDLIVYKKSFSLAMKIFDISKTFPVEERYSLTDQIRRSSRSVPANIAEAYRKRVFPKHFHSKLTDCDAENSETQVWIEFCYQCKYIPYDTYTNLITETEDIGKLLNYMILNPAKFGVTEN; the protein is encoded by the coding sequence ATGAAGTTTCAGGATTTAATTGTTTACAAAAAATCTTTTTCATTAGCGATGAAAATCTTTGATATTTCAAAAACTTTTCCTGTTGAAGAAAGATATTCTCTTACAGATCAGATTAGAAGGTCTTCAAGAAGCGTTCCTGCAAACATTGCAGAGGCTTATAGAAAACGAGTTTTTCCGAAACATTTCCATAGCAAACTTACCGACTGTGACGCTGAAAATTCTGAAACTCAGGTATGGATAGAATTTTGTTACCAATGCAAATATATACCCTATGATACATACACTAATCTGATTACAGAAACTGAAGATATTGGCAAACTACTGAATTATATGATTTTAAACCCTGCAAAATTTGGCGTTACTGAAAACTGA
- a CDS encoding UDP-N-acetylenolpyruvoylglucosamine reductase produces the protein MEIVANYPLKNHNTFGISAFAKEFVQVHTTTELAEVLKENQEKKLFILGGGSNMLLTQDIDALVIHVDLKGKEIFNAENGFAEVKAMAGENWHEFVQYCISNNLGGLENLSLIPGNVGTTPIQNIGAYGTEIKDTFVSCEAMHIATQQIKTFTKKECEFAYRESIFKGALRNQYVIVSVTFRLTTEKHKINTSYGDIAAELTSKGITVPTIKDVSEAVTAIRQSKLPDPKELGNSGSFFKNPIITAEEFERAYILHPTMPHYTVSDTQVKVPAGWLIEQSGFKGKRFGDAGVHAKQALVLVNYGNATGQELLDLSKNIQETVFNNFGIRIEAEVNII, from the coding sequence ATGGAAATCGTTGCTAATTATCCCTTAAAAAACCACAATACTTTTGGCATCAGCGCTTTTGCGAAAGAATTCGTTCAGGTGCATACCACAACAGAACTTGCCGAAGTACTTAAAGAAAATCAGGAGAAAAAACTTTTTATTCTTGGCGGAGGCAGTAACATGCTGCTTACGCAGGATATAGATGCCCTGGTTATCCATGTAGACCTTAAAGGAAAAGAAATATTCAACGCTGAAAATGGCTTTGCTGAAGTAAAAGCGATGGCCGGAGAGAACTGGCATGAGTTTGTACAATACTGCATTAGCAACAATCTAGGAGGACTTGAAAATCTGTCACTTATTCCGGGAAATGTTGGTACAACGCCTATTCAGAATATCGGGGCTTACGGAACCGAGATAAAAGACACCTTTGTTTCTTGCGAAGCGATGCACATTGCCACGCAGCAAATAAAAACATTCACAAAAAAAGAATGTGAATTTGCCTACCGTGAAAGCATTTTTAAAGGTGCACTTAGAAATCAGTACGTTATTGTATCGGTAACTTTCAGGCTTACTACCGAAAAACATAAAATAAATACGTCATACGGCGATATCGCTGCCGAACTTACGAGCAAAGGAATTACAGTTCCCACCATTAAAGACGTTAGCGAAGCAGTTACAGCAATCCGTCAAAGTAAATTACCCGATCCTAAGGAATTAGGCAACAGCGGAAGCTTCTTTAAAAATCCTATCATTACAGCCGAGGAATTTGAGAGGGCTTATATTCTTCACCCTACTATGCCTCATTATACAGTATCTGATACCCAGGTTAAAGTACCTGCGGGATGGCTTATTGAACAGAGTGGTTTTAAGGGGAAACGCTTTGGCGATGCAGGTGTTCACGCAAAACAAGCATTAGTATTGGTTAACTATGGTAATGCAACCGGGCAGGAACTACTAGATCTTTCTAAAAACATACAAGAAACTGTGTTTAACAACTTCGGAATCAGGATTGAAGCAGAAGTTAATATAATATAG
- a CDS encoding DNA recombination protein RecF — protein MYLKNLSLLNYKNIAEANYEFDPKINCFTGKNGVGKTNVLDAIYHLAYGKSYFNPLAVQNIKHGEEFFVIDGTFEKDGRSEQIVCSLKKGMKKVLKRNGKIYDKFSEHVGFIPLVIISPSDNDLIVEGSETRRKFIDSVISQLDSTYLQELINYQKVVAQRNALLKYFALNHTFDKDTLSIYNEQLDTLGQALFEKRKQFLEDFIPIFNKHHQSITDSAEAVSLAYDSHLHNKRLLTLFDENLQRDRVLQYTSVGIHKDDLLFEIDGHPIKKFGSQGQQKSFLIALKLAQFEFIKKQSGVLPILLFDDIFDKLDETRVAKIVQMIDDKVFGQIFISDTHPERTENIVKATHQSYTIFNM, from the coding sequence ATGTACTTAAAGAATTTATCACTACTCAATTATAAAAATATTGCCGAGGCAAATTATGAATTTGATCCAAAGATAAACTGTTTTACCGGAAAGAACGGTGTTGGCAAGACAAATGTTCTCGATGCCATATATCACCTGGCTTACGGCAAGAGTTATTTTAATCCTTTGGCTGTTCAAAACATAAAACACGGCGAAGAATTCTTTGTAATAGACGGCACTTTTGAAAAAGACGGCCGTAGCGAGCAGATTGTATGCAGCCTTAAAAAAGGCATGAAAAAAGTACTTAAGCGAAACGGTAAGATCTACGATAAGTTTTCCGAACACGTAGGCTTTATTCCGTTGGTTATCATCTCCCCTTCCGACAATGACCTTATTGTAGAAGGCAGCGAAACCCGACGTAAATTTATAGACAGCGTTATATCGCAATTAGATTCAACCTATCTTCAGGAATTAATTAATTACCAGAAAGTAGTAGCCCAGCGTAATGCCCTGCTGAAATACTTTGCACTAAACCATACCTTCGATAAAGACACCTTATCTATATATAACGAACAGCTGGACACGCTGGGTCAGGCACTTTTCGAGAAACGAAAACAATTTCTTGAAGACTTTATTCCGATATTCAACAAACATCATCAATCGATAACCGATTCTGCCGAAGCAGTAAGCCTTGCTTACGACAGTCACCTGCATAACAAAAGGCTGCTAACTTTATTTGATGAAAACCTTCAGCGCGACCGTGTATTGCAATATACCAGTGTAGGTATTCACAAAGACGACCTGTTATTTGAGATCGATGGGCATCCCATAAAAAAATTCGGGTCGCAAGGGCAGCAGAAGTCTTTCCTTATCGCACTAAAACTCGCCCAGTTTGAATTTATAAAAAAGCAAAGTGGTGTATTGCCTATTCTTTTATTTGATGACATTTTCGACAAGCTTGACGAAACACGTGTTGCGAAAATAGTTCAGATGATTGATGACAAGGTTTTTGGGCAGATATTTATTTCTGACACCCACCCCGAGCGCACAGAGAATATAGTGAAAGCTACACATCAGAGTTATACTATATTTAATATGTAA
- a CDS encoding 6,7-dimethyl-8-ribityllumazine synthase, with protein MATVNKNLSVYDKNTVPNAKDFRFGIVVSEWNENITSGLYKGAIEALLENGALAENIISWDVPGSFELIYGSKRMIDTQNVDAVIAIGSVIQGETKHFDFVCEGVAQGIKDLNVLTDVPVVFCVLTDNNLQQAIDRSGGIHGNKGTEAGIVAIKMAYLRQQTT; from the coding sequence ATGGCTACAGTAAATAAAAACTTATCAGTATACGATAAAAACACAGTCCCAAACGCGAAAGATTTTCGGTTTGGGATTGTTGTTTCTGAATGGAACGAAAATATAACTTCCGGCCTTTACAAGGGAGCTATTGAGGCTTTGCTTGAAAACGGTGCACTCGCAGAAAACATTATTTCATGGGATGTGCCGGGAAGCTTTGAACTTATATACGGTTCTAAAAGAATGATAGATACTCAAAACGTTGATGCTGTTATTGCTATAGGCAGTGTTATACAGGGAGAAACAAAACATTTTGACTTTGTATGTGAAGGTGTGGCACAGGGTATTAAAGACCTTAATGTGCTAACCGATGTACCCGTTGTGTTTTGTGTACTTACCGATAACAACCTTCAGCAGGCGATAGACCGTAGTGGGGGTATTCATGGAAATAAAGGTACAGAAGCTGGAATTGTTGCTATAAAAATGGCGTATTTAAGACAGCAGACAACATGA
- a CDS encoding 3-demethylubiquinone-9 3-methyltransferase gives MQKITPCLWFNGRVEEALEFYTSVFKNAKIKEISYYEENMPMPAGSILTANFDIEGQSFMILNGGPEFKHSEAISLVIDCKDQNEIDYYWEKLTSNGGEESVCGWLKDPYGISWQVVPEEMGELVKNSGPNAVKVMEALLQMKKLDLNKLREVAKG, from the coding sequence ATGCAAAAGATAACACCATGCCTTTGGTTCAACGGGAGAGTTGAAGAGGCACTAGAATTTTACACTTCGGTATTTAAAAATGCTAAGATCAAAGAAATATCATATTATGAAGAAAACATGCCAATGCCGGCAGGTTCTATCTTAACAGCCAACTTTGATATAGAAGGCCAATCTTTTATGATACTTAATGGAGGTCCTGAATTTAAACATAGCGAAGCGATATCATTAGTAATTGATTGCAAGGATCAGAATGAAATAGATTACTACTGGGAAAAGCTGACATCCAACGGTGGCGAAGAAAGCGTATGCGGTTGGCTTAAAGATCCATATGGAATATCCTGGCAGGTAGTCCCGGAAGAAATGGGCGAACTTGTGAAAAACAGCGGCCCCAATGCCGTTAAAGTTATGGAAGCATTACTGCAGATGAAAAAACTTGACCTAAATAAACTTCGCGAAGTTGCTAAAGGCTAA
- a CDS encoding NmrA family transcriptional regulator: MYIILGGTGHVGSAVTKELLANNKEVIIITHDENKVKDIEAMGAKAEIADITDSNRLNEIFRKGERLFLLNPPAPPETNTAKVERDSMQSIIAALEDSGLEKIVAESTYGAQPGKHIGDLGVLYEMEEVLKDIHIPVIIQRGAYYYSNWDFSLETVKKEGKLYSLYPPDFKLPMVAPEDLGTFAAKLLMKPLEETGLYHRTGPEDYSPNDVATAFSEALDKPVEAIQIPEGEWESYLEEQGFSKKAAKSMVNMTKLTLEKVQDEQPENPERGSITIQDYISKLVERSAK, translated from the coding sequence ATGTATATTATATTAGGAGGTACGGGCCATGTAGGCAGTGCGGTAACCAAAGAGCTTTTAGCAAACAATAAAGAGGTGATTATAATAACCCATGATGAAAATAAGGTAAAAGATATAGAGGCAATGGGAGCTAAAGCTGAGATTGCCGACATAACAGATAGCAACAGGCTAAACGAAATATTCAGAAAAGGGGAGCGTTTGTTTTTGCTGAACCCACCAGCCCCGCCTGAAACAAATACAGCTAAAGTGGAACGTGACAGCATGCAGTCTATAATTGCTGCCCTTGAAGATTCGGGACTTGAGAAAATAGTAGCGGAATCTACTTACGGCGCACAACCGGGTAAACATATTGGAGACCTGGGTGTGCTCTATGAAATGGAGGAGGTTCTAAAAGATATTCATATTCCGGTTATAATTCAGCGAGGAGCTTATTACTATAGCAATTGGGATTTTTCGCTTGAAACAGTGAAGAAAGAAGGTAAATTATACAGCCTTTATCCGCCCGATTTTAAACTGCCAATGGTTGCTCCGGAAGATCTTGGTACATTCGCGGCAAAACTGCTTATGAAACCTTTGGAAGAAACAGGTTTATATCACAGGACAGGCCCCGAGGACTATTCGCCAAACGATGTAGCCACAGCCTTCTCTGAAGCACTTGACAAACCTGTTGAAGCTATACAAATACCGGAAGGCGAATGGGAATCGTACCTGGAAGAGCAGGGCTTTTCTAAAAAAGCGGCAAAGTCTATGGTAAATATGACGAAACTTACGTTGGAAAAGGTTCAGGACGAACAACCTGAAAATCCTGAGCGTGGATCAATTACCATTCAAGACTATATTAGTAAGCTTGTTGAAAGATCGGCTAAGTAA
- a CDS encoding chemotaxis protein CheY: MKLTCIIVDDEPPAVRLLEKFTERIPTLELVGTFNDSLKALEFLNSNKLDVVFLDIQMPQLTGLQLSRIISPNVKVIFTTAYADFAVEGFHLNATDYLLKPIPFERFYQAVSKLQAPTTPQSEVEQPSASGFLFIKTDGKNKLAKVFTDDILYIEALQNYICLHTVKGMIITHSTLKNLLELLPSGFVQIHRSYAVQIKHIDTTDNFSVIISNKDLPIGATYKDAFFKRIEDYQM; the protein is encoded by the coding sequence ATGAAATTAACCTGCATTATTGTTGATGACGAACCGCCTGCCGTACGACTGCTGGAAAAATTTACCGAACGTATTCCAACTTTGGAGTTAGTCGGCACATTTAACGATTCGCTTAAAGCATTGGAGTTTTTAAACAGCAATAAGCTAGATGTGGTGTTTCTTGATATTCAGATGCCGCAGCTAACAGGGTTACAGCTTTCGCGCATAATTTCGCCCAATGTAAAAGTAATTTTCACGACTGCATATGCCGATTTTGCTGTAGAAGGTTTCCACCTTAATGCAACCGATTACCTGTTGAAACCCATACCTTTTGAACGTTTTTACCAGGCGGTGTCCAAATTACAGGCACCTACTACACCACAATCAGAAGTAGAACAGCCATCAGCGAGTGGCTTTCTTTTTATTAAAACCGATGGAAAAAACAAACTAGCAAAAGTATTCACTGATGATATTCTTTACATAGAAGCACTTCAGAATTACATCTGCCTACATACCGTAAAGGGAATGATAATAACACATAGCACCCTTAAAAACCTTTTAGAGTTATTGCCATCGGGCTTTGTGCAAATACACAGGTCGTATGCCGTGCAGATAAAGCATATTGATACTACCGATAATTTTTCGGTTATTATAAGCAATAAAGACCTGCCGATTGGCGCAACCTATAAAGACGCTTTTTTTAAAAGGATCGAGGATTACCAGATGTAA
- a CDS encoding histidine kinase: MKQKIPFHYHIVLLATIFLVYHLYDFGLSAKPIVIDVYIVLLDITHILAISFAYLIGYYIFCPLLGKKKIYLYILSIPAQLIIFSAIRFLLQEVILFYLTGVHNYFSLKPIAYILDNFYYGLPSVILSVLLYLGWQYNVHSKYTAKLEVENRQAQLQLLKSQLSPHFLFNTLNSFYSEMVDKDQGIAEDLLTLSDLLRYTLTESNKETVLLAKELEFLTNYINLQEKRFESQLYLDYEVKGNIMAQTILPAVLIHFVENVFKHGKLNDREKPALISITINTDIIEIKTSNYVQGGENYYATGIGYTNLSNRLKHTYEGRFILEKTQENDIFTTYLKMPIQP; this comes from the coding sequence ATGAAACAAAAAATTCCATTTCATTACCATATAGTACTGTTAGCCACTATATTTTTAGTTTATCATTTATATGATTTTGGATTAAGTGCTAAGCCTATAGTAATAGACGTTTATATTGTACTTTTGGATATTACACATATACTTGCAATTTCATTTGCCTACCTTATAGGCTATTATATTTTTTGCCCGCTTCTTGGCAAAAAGAAAATCTATCTTTATATCTTGTCAATACCCGCACAACTTATTATTTTCTCGGCGATACGTTTCCTACTTCAGGAAGTAATTTTGTTTTACCTAACAGGCGTTCATAATTATTTCTCGCTAAAGCCTATAGCCTACATACTGGATAATTTTTATTACGGTTTACCGTCAGTCATACTTTCTGTACTTTTATATTTAGGATGGCAATACAATGTACATTCAAAATACACTGCAAAATTGGAAGTTGAAAACAGACAGGCCCAATTACAGCTTTTAAAATCGCAGCTAAGCCCGCACTTTCTTTTTAACACACTTAATTCTTTTTACAGTGAAATGGTCGATAAAGATCAGGGCATAGCCGAAGACTTGTTGACTCTGTCAGATCTTTTACGCTATACATTAACCGAAAGCAATAAAGAAACGGTACTACTAGCAAAAGAACTCGAATTTTTAACCAATTATATCAACCTACAGGAAAAGCGTTTTGAAAGTCAGCTCTATCTTGACTATGAAGTAAAAGGTAATATTATGGCACAGACCATACTTCCTGCAGTGCTTATTCACTTTGTGGAAAATGTATTTAAACACGGTAAACTAAATGATCGCGAAAAGCCTGCTTTAATAAGTATCACGATAAACACCGATATTATAGAGATTAAGACGAGTAATTACGTTCAGGGAGGCGAAAATTATTATGCCACCGGCATAGGATACACGAATCTTTCAAACAGGTTAAAACATACATATGAAGGCAGATTTATCTTAGAAAAAACGCAGGAAAATGATATTTTTACTACCTACTTAAAAATGCCCATACAGCCATGA
- a CDS encoding RND transporter produces MSKKLNNYIYTGLACVVLTFTGCKTPSVVQKTENKNVPAAYSTNGTAQDTISSATVQWKQYFTDKYLAALIDTALVNNQELNITLQEIEIARSEVRARKGEYLPSIGLRASASVDKVGRYTSRGAMEATTDIKPGKEMPEPLQDYMVGAYATWELDIWNKLHNAKKSAVSRYLATVEGKNFVITNLIGEVASSYYELLALDSQLEIVKKNIEIQNNALEIVKYQKEATRVTELAVRRFEAQVLNTKSLQYDIQQRITETENRINFLLARYPQPIERSRESFENLAPGVASAGIPSQLLANRPDIRQAELNLAAAKLDIKVAKARFYPSLSISAGIGYNAFDPSYLIKPKSLLYSLGGDLMAPLINRNAIKAAYITANAKQVQAVYDYERTVLNAYIEVANQVSKISNLEKSYDYKSKEVQALNQSIDISNDLFKSARADYMEVLMTQRDALESRFDLIETKMQQMNAKVTIYRALGGGWN; encoded by the coding sequence ATGAGTAAGAAATTGAATAACTATATCTACACAGGCTTAGCCTGTGTAGTACTAACTTTCACAGGGTGTAAAACTCCTTCTGTGGTTCAGAAAACCGAAAATAAAAATGTTCCTGCCGCATACTCAACTAATGGTACTGCACAAGACACTATCAGCTCTGCAACCGTACAATGGAAGCAGTATTTTACCGATAAATACCTTGCAGCCTTAATTGACACTGCCTTGGTAAACAATCAGGAACTGAACATAACTTTACAGGAAATCGAAATTGCAAGAAGTGAAGTAAGAGCCAGAAAAGGCGAATACTTGCCTTCAATTGGTCTTCGTGCTAGTGCTTCAGTTGATAAAGTAGGCCGTTATACCAGCAGAGGTGCAATGGAAGCTACTACAGATATTAAGCCGGGTAAAGAAATGCCTGAGCCTTTACAGGATTATATGGTAGGTGCTTATGCAACATGGGAACTGGATATCTGGAATAAGCTGCATAATGCAAAAAAATCAGCGGTAAGCAGGTATCTCGCCACTGTAGAAGGTAAAAACTTTGTAATTACGAACCTTATTGGTGAAGTCGCTTCTTCTTACTACGAACTGCTTGCCCTTGACAGCCAGCTGGAAATCGTAAAAAAGAACATCGAAATTCAGAACAATGCACTTGAAATTGTGAAGTATCAAAAAGAGGCTACACGTGTAACCGAACTTGCCGTTAGACGATTTGAAGCCCAGGTATTAAATACCAAAAGCCTTCAGTATGATATTCAGCAAAGGATAACAGAAACCGAAAATAGAATCAACTTCCTGTTGGCAAGGTATCCGCAGCCTATAGAAAGAAGCAGGGAATCTTTTGAAAACCTTGCTCCTGGCGTTGCAAGTGCAGGGATACCATCTCAGCTACTGGCAAACCGCCCAGACATCAGACAGGCAGAACTTAATCTTGCCGCGGCAAAGCTTGATATTAAAGTCGCTAAAGCACGATTTTATCCATCGTTAAGCATTTCAGCGGGAATTGGTTATAATGCGTTTGACCCATCTTACCTGATAAAACCAAAATCACTGCTATATTCGTTAGGTGGCGACCTTATGGCTCCGCTTATTAACAGGAATGCTATTAAAGCAGCGTACATCACGGCTAATGCAAAACAGGTTCAGGCTGTTTATGACTACGAGCGTACAGTATTGAATGCTTATATAGAAGTTGCCAACCAGGTGTCTAAAATTAGCAACCTTGAAAAAAGCTACGACTATAAATCGAAAGAAGTTCAAGCGTTAAACCAGTCGATAGATATTTCTAACGACCTGTTTAAATCGGCAAGAGCGGATTATATGGAAGTATTGATGACACAGCGTGATGCCCTGGAATCGAGATTTGACCTTATTGAAACCAAAATGCAGCAAATGAATGCCAAAGTAACTATTTACAGGGCACTAGGCGGCGGATGGAACTAA